One Pyrus communis chromosome 4, drPyrComm1.1, whole genome shotgun sequence genomic region harbors:
- the LOC137732335 gene encoding uncharacterized protein isoform X1, with protein sequence MALSFFCSASFSPHHQHQVSARVKVTSSKGIEEVKNLIKTVGIPSKTSSPAKSLENGNWVKLICGASFEDVVDIRNLSLVYTLAGVDCIDCAADVSVVSAVNEGIDAAIGICPLPRPWVMISVNDDKDLHFRKAEFDPEDCPLDCSRPCERVCPADAISLGAQKSTGQFFYGTNIPDTFKGGVLTERCYGCGRCIPVCPYDKIRVSSYIRDAYATSELLKRNDVDALEIHTTGRQIAPFKELWDGLGDSVKHLRLAAVSLPDNGESTVSSMNAMYSVMEPDLCCFNLWQLDGRPMSGDIGRGATRESIAFALRLAAIKERPRGFLQLAGGTNAHTVDGLRKVGLFQTASFPNTTGSPNSLHPMISGVAYGGYARKIVGRILSYMQSQHGVTSIEDYPEHLLQAIREALSLVGTVKCYNPFPVNT encoded by the exons ATGGCTTTGAGCTTCTTTTGCAGTGCTTCATTTTCTCCTCACCACCAACACCAAG TTTCAGCCAGAGTGAAGGTTACAAGCAGCAAGGGCATTGAAGAAGTGAAGAATCTCATAAAAACTGTTGGGATTCCATCAAAAACCTCCTCTCCAGCAAAATCTCTTGAAAATGGCAACTGGGTCAAGCTCATCTGCGGCGCAAGCTTCGAGGATGTGGTTGATATCAGGAATCTTTCTCTGGTTTACACTCTTGCAGGag TTGATTGCATAGACTGTGCGGCGGATGTGTCAGTGGTGAGTGCAGTGAACGAGGGGATTGATGCTGCAATTGGGATTTGTCCCCTTCCGAGGCCTTGGGTGATGATCAGCGTTAATGATGACAAAGATCTTCACTTTCGCAAGGCCG AGTTTGATCCAGAGGATTGTCCACTTGACTGTTCACGGCCTTGTGAGAGAGTTTGTCCTGCTGATGCAATATCATTGGGGGCTCAAAAATCAACAGGACAGTTCTTTTATGGAACCAATATACCTGATACATTTAAG GGTGGAGTTCTAACTGAACGCTGCTATGGCTGTGGCCGCTGCATTCCAGTATGCCCCTACGATAAAATAA GAGTGTCCTCGTACATAAGAGATGCTTATGCAACCTCCGAACTTCTCAAAAGAAATGATGTTGATGCCTTAGAGATTCATACAACTGGAAG GCAGATTGCTCCATTTAAAGAACTTTGGGATGGCTTGGGTGATTCAGTTAAGCATCTGCGACTAGCAGCA GTTAGCTTGCCTGATAATGGGGAATCAACTGTATCGTCGATGAATGCTATGTACTCAGTTATGGAACCGGATCTGTGTTGCTTCAATCTATGGCAG TTGGATGGCCGCCCCATGAGTGGAGATATTGGTCGAGGTGCCACAAGAGAATCGATTGCTTTTGCTCTTCGTTTGGCTGCTATAAAAGAAAGGCCTCGTG GATTTCTTCAATTAGCTGGTGGCACCAATGCTCACACCGTTGATGGGTTGAGGAAAGTCGGACTTTTCCAAACGGCATCCTTCCCAAATACAACTGGATCACCTAATTCACTGCATCCTATGATTAGTGGTGTTGCATATGGTGGCTATGCACGAAAG atTGTTGGAAGAATCCTGAGCTATATGCAATCACAGCACGGCGTCACCAGTATTGAGGATTATCCAGAGCATCTCCTTCAGGCAATCAGAGAGGCACTTTCTTTGGTAGGAACTGTCAAATGTTACAATCCGTTTCCAGTAAATACCTGA
- the LOC137730484 gene encoding receptor-like protein kinase ANXUR2, with product MIHKSHILLPLVLLSLFSSNTIRVRSQGSDSKSHIISCGSSAEGETDSDGRKWTTDSTYLASSDNTKTAEAGYYDPALPSKVPFMTVRIMSSATSYKFSVPSSKRLLVRFQFYPTTYNSVDSLNGVFDVSANGLTLLKNFSPFITALALTQAYIIREYSIVPVQSGTLNITFTPSTKREKTFAFVNSLEVIPMEEIFKPTDLIGFRGQTVDVQNASLQTMYRLSVGGDYIPAIKDSGLARTWWDDSPYLLNAAYGASYLNKTFLGVSIEAPANVTIKHTKDVPEYIAPLNVYKTARSMGPNPQVNVKSNLTWVFQVDVNFTYVVRLHFCDFQNTLANQRTFDIYLNNRTAQEMADVVLWTGGIGIPVYKDYATHMNDKDGDDLLWVGLHPSRATHPQYYDAILNGLEIFKVNDTGGNLGGPNPVPSKMLLKADAAAKILLADAA from the coding sequence ATGATCCACAAATCCCACATTTTGCTTCCTCTGGTTTTGTTATCCTTGTTCTCATCAAACACCATTCGTGTTCGAAGCCAAGGCTCCGACTCAAAGTCCCATATAATTTCCTGCGGCTCATCTGCCGAAGGGGAAACTGATTCGGATGGCCGGAAATGGACAACGGATTCTACGTACCTCGCCTCCTCTGACAACACGAAGACTGCAGAAGCGGGCTACTATGACCCTGCTCTGCCATCCAAAGTTCCATTCATGACAGTCAGAATCATGAGCTCTGCAACATCGTACAAGTTCTCTGTCCCATCAAGCAAACGCCTGTTGGTCAGGTTCCAATTCTACCCGACCACCTACAACTCCGTAGATTCCTTAAACGGCGTTTTCGACGTCTCCGCCAACGGGCTCACCCTGCTTAAAAATTTCAGCCCTTTCATCACAGCCTTGGCCCTCACGCAGGCTTACATCATAAGAGAGTACTCAATCGTTCCTGTCCAGTCCGGCACTCTCAACATCACGTTCACGCCCTCCACAAAGCGCGAAAAAACATTCGCCTTCGTGAACTCACTGGAGGTTATCCCAATGGAAGAAATCTTCAAGCCGACCGACTTGATCGGATTCCGCGGCCAAACGGTTGACGTCCAAAACGCCTCCCTCCAGACAATGTACAGGCTAAGCGTCGGAGGGGATTACATTCCTGCAATCAAGGACTCCGGACTCGCACGAACATGGTGGGACGACTCACCGTACCTACTAAATGCAGCTTACGGGGCCTCGTATCTCAATAAGACTTTTCTCGGGGTGTCAATCGAGGCTCCTGCCAATGTCACCATCAAACACACGAAGGATGTCCCCGAATATATTGCTCCTCTAAACGTGTACAAAACTGCGAGATCGATGGGACCGAACCCTCAAGTCAACGTTAAATCCAATCTCACTTGGGTTTTTCAGGTGGACGTAAATTTCACCTACGTCGTTCGGTTACATTTCTGCGACTTTCAAAACACACTGGCGAACCAGAGAACGTTCGATATATATCTCAACAACCGAACGGCTCAGGAGATGGCAGATGTGGTCCTGTGGACCGGGGGAATCGGAATCCCGGTTTACAAGGATTATGCCACTCATATGAACGACAAAGACGGTGATGATCTTCTGTGGGTGGGTTTGCATCCGAGTCGGGCAACGCATCCGCAGTACTATGATGCCATACTTAATGGACTGGAGATTTTTAAGGTTAATGACACGGGCGGGAACTTGGGGGGTCCAAATCCTGTGCCTTCAAAAATGCTTCTTAAGGCAGACGCTGCAGCCAAGATTTTATTGGCAGACGCTGCCTAG
- the LOC137732335 gene encoding uncharacterized protein isoform X2 — MALSFFCSASFSPHHQHQARVKVTSSKGIEEVKNLIKTVGIPSKTSSPAKSLENGNWVKLICGASFEDVVDIRNLSLVYTLAGVDCIDCAADVSVVSAVNEGIDAAIGICPLPRPWVMISVNDDKDLHFRKAEFDPEDCPLDCSRPCERVCPADAISLGAQKSTGQFFYGTNIPDTFKGGVLTERCYGCGRCIPVCPYDKIRVSSYIRDAYATSELLKRNDVDALEIHTTGRQIAPFKELWDGLGDSVKHLRLAAVSLPDNGESTVSSMNAMYSVMEPDLCCFNLWQLDGRPMSGDIGRGATRESIAFALRLAAIKERPRGFLQLAGGTNAHTVDGLRKVGLFQTASFPNTTGSPNSLHPMISGVAYGGYARKIVGRILSYMQSQHGVTSIEDYPEHLLQAIREALSLVGTVKCYNPFPVNT, encoded by the exons ATGGCTTTGAGCTTCTTTTGCAGTGCTTCATTTTCTCCTCACCACCAACACCAAG CCAGAGTGAAGGTTACAAGCAGCAAGGGCATTGAAGAAGTGAAGAATCTCATAAAAACTGTTGGGATTCCATCAAAAACCTCCTCTCCAGCAAAATCTCTTGAAAATGGCAACTGGGTCAAGCTCATCTGCGGCGCAAGCTTCGAGGATGTGGTTGATATCAGGAATCTTTCTCTGGTTTACACTCTTGCAGGag TTGATTGCATAGACTGTGCGGCGGATGTGTCAGTGGTGAGTGCAGTGAACGAGGGGATTGATGCTGCAATTGGGATTTGTCCCCTTCCGAGGCCTTGGGTGATGATCAGCGTTAATGATGACAAAGATCTTCACTTTCGCAAGGCCG AGTTTGATCCAGAGGATTGTCCACTTGACTGTTCACGGCCTTGTGAGAGAGTTTGTCCTGCTGATGCAATATCATTGGGGGCTCAAAAATCAACAGGACAGTTCTTTTATGGAACCAATATACCTGATACATTTAAG GGTGGAGTTCTAACTGAACGCTGCTATGGCTGTGGCCGCTGCATTCCAGTATGCCCCTACGATAAAATAA GAGTGTCCTCGTACATAAGAGATGCTTATGCAACCTCCGAACTTCTCAAAAGAAATGATGTTGATGCCTTAGAGATTCATACAACTGGAAG GCAGATTGCTCCATTTAAAGAACTTTGGGATGGCTTGGGTGATTCAGTTAAGCATCTGCGACTAGCAGCA GTTAGCTTGCCTGATAATGGGGAATCAACTGTATCGTCGATGAATGCTATGTACTCAGTTATGGAACCGGATCTGTGTTGCTTCAATCTATGGCAG TTGGATGGCCGCCCCATGAGTGGAGATATTGGTCGAGGTGCCACAAGAGAATCGATTGCTTTTGCTCTTCGTTTGGCTGCTATAAAAGAAAGGCCTCGTG GATTTCTTCAATTAGCTGGTGGCACCAATGCTCACACCGTTGATGGGTTGAGGAAAGTCGGACTTTTCCAAACGGCATCCTTCCCAAATACAACTGGATCACCTAATTCACTGCATCCTATGATTAGTGGTGTTGCATATGGTGGCTATGCACGAAAG atTGTTGGAAGAATCCTGAGCTATATGCAATCACAGCACGGCGTCACCAGTATTGAGGATTATCCAGAGCATCTCCTTCAGGCAATCAGAGAGGCACTTTCTTTGGTAGGAACTGTCAAATGTTACAATCCGTTTCCAGTAAATACCTGA
- the LOC137730838 gene encoding ATP-citrate synthase beta chain protein 2 — MATGQLFSRTTQALFYNYKQLPIQRMLDFDFLCGRETPSVAGIINPGSEGFQKLFFGQEEIAIPVHSNIEASCAAHPTADVFINFASYRSAAASSMAALKQPTIRVVAIIAEGVPESDTKQLIAYARANNKVVIGPATVGGIQAGAFKIGDTAGTIDNIIHCKLYRPGSVGFVSKSGGMSNELYNTVARVTDGLYEGIAIGGDVFPGSTLSDHVLRFNNIPQVKLIVVLGELGGRDEYSLVEALKQGKVTKPVVAWVSGTCARLFKSEVQFGHAGAKSGGEMESAQAKNQALRDAGAVVPSSYEALETAIKETFEKLVEQGKIAPVKEFKPPQIPEDLNSAIKSGKVRAPTHIISTISDDRGEEPCYGGVPMSSIVEQGYGVGDVISLLWFKRSLPSYCTKFIEICIMLCADHGPCVSGAHNTIVTARAGKDLVSSLVAGLLTIGPRFGGAVDDAARYFKDAYDRNLTPYEFVESMKKKGIRVPGIGHRIKRGDNRDKRVELLQAFARTNFPSVKYMEYAVQVETYTLSKANNLVLNVDGAIGTLFLDLLAGSGMFTKPEIDEIVEIGYLNGLFVLARSIGLIGHTFDQKRLKQPLYRHPWEDVLYTK; from the exons ATGGCCACCGGACAACTTTTTTCGCGCACCACTCAGGCGCTGTTCTACAACTACAAGCAGCTCCCAATCCAGCGCATGCTCGATTTTGACTTCCTTTGCG GGAGGGAAACACCTTCGGTTGCTGGAATCATTAACCCCGGTTCTGAGGGATTTCAGAAGCTCTTTTTCGGTCAGGAGGAAATCGCCATACCAGTGCACTCAAA CATTGAAGCATCTTGCGCTGCTCATCCTACTGCCGATGTCTTCATTAACTTTGCTTCATACAGAAG TGCTgctgcttcttccatggctgcTCTGAAGCAACCAACCATTAGAGTTGTGGCAATCATTGCTGAAGGTGTTCCTGAGTCAGACACTAAGCAGTTGATCGCATATGCACGGGCAAACAACAAG GTTGTCATTGGCCCAGCTACTGTTGGAGGAATTCAAGCTGGGGCTTTTAAGATCGGTGACACTGCTGGAACTATTGATAACATTATTCACTGCAAGCTATACAGGCCCGGATCTGTTGGTTTTGTCTCCAAATCT GGTGGCATGTCTAATGAGTTATACAATACTGTAGCTCGTGTAACAGATGGACTTTATGAAG GTATTGCTATTGGAGGTGATGTGTTCCCAGGTTCTACTCTTTCTGACCATGTTCTGCGGTTTAACAATATCCCCCAG GTTAAACTTATTGTTGTTCTTGGAGAACTTGGCGGGAGAGACGAGTATTCTTtagttgaagctttgaaacaGGGAAAAGTTACCAAACCAGTGGTTGCTTGGGTTAGTGGAACTTGTGCAAGGCTTTTCAAATCCGAAGTACAATTTGGTCATGCT GGCGCAAAAAGTGGTGGTGAGATGGAATCTGCACAAGCAAAGAATCAAGCCTTGAGGGATGCTGGTGCTGTTGTTCCCAGTTCATATGAAGCTCTGGAAACTGCTATCAAGGAAACATTTGAAAAACTG GTTGAGCAAGGGAAGATTGCACCAGTCAAGGAATTCAAGCCTCCACAAATCCCTGAAGATCTTAACTCTGCAATTAAGAGCGGAAAAGTTCGTGCTCCAACTCATATTATATCCACTATCTCCGATGACAGAG GTGAGGAACCATGCTATGGTGGTGTACCTATGTCTTCCATTGTTGAGCAGGGTTATGGTGTGGGTGATGTTATCTCTCTTTTGTGGTTCAAGCGCAGCCTTCCCAGTTACTGTACTAAATTTATCGAG ATTTGCATCATGTTATGTGCTGACCATGGTCCTTGCGTCTCTGGTGCTCACAACACAATAGTAACTGCTAGGGCTGGCAAGGATCTTGTTTCCAGCCTTGTTGCAG GTTTGCTCACAATTGGACCACGATTTGGTGGTGCCGTTGATGACGCTGCTCGTTACTTCAAGGATGCATATGACAGG AACCTTACACCTTATGAATTTGTCGAAAGTATGAAGAAGAAGGGCATTCGTGTGCCAGGGATTGGGCACAG GATCAAGAGAGGGGACAACAGAGATAAGAGAGTAGAGCTTCTACAAGCGTTTGCACGCACTAATTTCCCTTCTGTCAAGTACATGGAATATGCCGTTCAAGTTGAAACCTACACACTCTCAAAGGCTAACAACCTGGTCCTCAACGTTGATGGCGCAATTGGAACCTTATTCTTGGATCTTCTTGCTGGCAGTGGAATGTTCACCAAGCCAGAGATTGACGAGATTGTTGAGATTGGATATCTGAATGGGCTCTTCGTGCTGGCACGTTCTATTGGTTTGATTGG GCACACATTCGACCAAAAGAGGTTGAAGCAGCCCCTATACCGCCACCCATGGGAGGACGTTCTATACACCAAGTGA
- the LOC137730713 gene encoding phytochrome B encodes MASGAQSSGKSNIKAHHNTESVSKAIAQYTVDARLHAVFEQSGESGKSFDYSQSMKTTKDSVPEQQITAYLSRIQRGGHVQPFGCMMAVDEATFGVIAYSENARDMLDLTPQSVPILEKPEILTIGTDVRTLFTTSSAVLLEKAFGAREITLLNPIWIHSKISGKPFYAILHRIDVGVVIDLEPARTEDPALSIAGAVQSQKLAVRAISQLQSLPGGDIKLLCDTVVESVRELTGYDRVMVYKFHEDEHGEVVAESKRPDLEPYLGLHYPAMDIPQASRFLFKQNRARMIVDCHAKPVHVIQDEGLMQPLCLVGSTLRAPHGCHSQYMANMGSIASLALAVIINGNDEEALGGRNSMRLWGLVVCHHTSARCIPFPLRYACEFLMQAFGLQLNMELQLASQMSEKHVLRTQTLLCDMLLRDTPTGIVTQSPSIMNLVKCDGAALYYQGNYYPLGVTPTEAQIKDIVEWLLAFHGSSTGLSTDSLADAGYPGAASLGDAVCGMAAAYITKRDFLFWFRSHTGKEIKWGGAKHHPEDKDDGQRMHPRSSFKAFLEVVKSRSLPWENAEMDAIHSLQIILRDSFKNTETNNTKAVMRAQLGDLEFQGINELSSVAREMVRLIETATAPILAVDVNGCINGWNAKVAELTGLSVEEATGKSLVHDLVYKESEEIVEKLLTRALKGEEDKNVEIKMRTFGPEHDNKPVFIVVNACSSKDYANNIVGVCFVGQDVTGQKVIMDKYIKIQGDYKAIVHSPNPLIPPIFASDDNTCCSEWNTAMEKLTGWSQGEILGKMLVGEVFGSCCRIKGPDAMTRFMIVLHNAIGGLDTDKFPFSFFDRNGKYVQALLTANKRVDTEGQVIGAFCFLQIASPELQQTLKVQRQQENECLSRMKELAYICQEVKNPLSGIRFTNSLLEATDLTEDQKQFLETSAACEKQILKIIKDVDLDSINDGSLELEKTGFFLGSVINAVVSQVMLLLRERDLQLIRDIPEEIKTLAVYGDQVRIQQVLVDFLLNMVRYAPSPEGWVEIHVLPSLKKVPDGITLVRTEFRLACPGEGLPPQLVQDMFHSSQWMTQEGLGLSMCRKILKLMNGEVQYARESERCYFLITLELPMPRRPTNSID; translated from the exons ATGGCGTCAGGAGCTCAGTCGTCGGGCAAGAGCAATATCAAAGCTCACCACAACACGGAGTCTGTGAGCAAAGCCATTGCTCAGTACACTGTAGATGCTCGGCTGCACGCCGTGTTCGAGCAGTCCGGGGAGTCCGGCAAGTCCTTCGACTACTCGCAGAGCATGAAAACCACCAAGGATTCGGTCCCGGAGCAGCAGATTACGGCGTACCTATCGAGGATTCAGAGGGGCGGCCATGTCCAACCTTTCGGGTGCATGATGGCCGTGGACGAAGCCACGTTCGGAGTCATTGCGTATAGCGAGAACGCACGCGACATGCTCGACCTAACGCCGCAGTCAGTGCCGATCCTTGAAAAGCCGGAGATTCTCACAATTGGGACCGACGTCCGTACGCTATTCACAACGTCGAGCGCGGTGTTGCTGGAGAAGGCATTTGGGGCTCGGGAGATAACGCTTTTGAACCCGATTTGGATCCACTCTAAGATTTCTGGAAAGCCCTTTTACGCAATTTTGCATAGGATTGATGTTGGGGTCGTGATTGATTTGGAGCCTGCGAGAACAGAAGACCCTGCGCTGTCGATTGCCGGCGCGGTGCAGTCGCAGAAGCTGGCGGTGAGGGCGATTTCGCAGCTGCAGTCGCTGCCGGGTGGCGACATTAAGCTTTTGTGTGACACTGTGGTAGAGAGTGTGAGGGAGCTTACTGGCTATGATAGAGTTATGGTTTATAAATTTCACGAGGATGAGCATGGTGAGGTTGTGGCTGAGAGTAAAAGGCCTGACTTGGAGCCGTACCTTGGGCTGCACTACCCGGCCATGGATATACCGCAGGCGTCAAGGTTCTTGTTCAAGCAGAACCGGGCTCGAATGATAGTAGATTGTCACGCCAAGCCGGTTCATGTGATTCAGGATGAAGGGCTGATGCAGCCTTTGTGCTTGGTTGGATCCACACTAAGAGCCCCACATGGTTGCCATTCCCAGTACATGGCTAATATGGGATCCATTGCGTCATTGGCGTTGGCGGTAATCATCAATGGAAACGACGAGGAAGCTCTTGGTGGGAGAAATTCAATGAGATTATGGGGCCTGGTTGTTTGCCATCACACCTCTGCTAGGTGCATTCCATTTCCGCTTCGGTATGCTTGTGAGTTTTTAATGCAGGCCTTTGGACTTCAATTGAATATGGAATTACAATTGGCTTCACAAATGTCTGAGAAACATGTTTTAAGGACACAGACTCTGTTGTGTGATATGCTTCTGCGTGATACCCCGACTGGCATTGTTACTCAAAGTCCTAGTATAATGAACCTTGTGAAATGTGATGGGGCTGCACTCTACTACCAAGGGAACTACTACCCTCTTGGTGTGACGCCCACCGAAGCCCAGATAAAGGACATTGTGGAATGGTTGTTGGCTTTCCATGGAAGTTCAACTGGTTTGAGTACGGATAGTTTGGCTGATGCTGGGTACCCTGGAGCTGCCTCTCTTGGTGATGCAGTTTGTGGAATGGCGGCTGCTTATATTACTAAAAGGGATTTTCTGTTCTGGTTCCGATCCCACACTGGGAAAGAGATCAAATGGGGTGGAGCAAAGCATCATCCAGAGGACAAGGATGATGGGCAGAGGATGCATCCACGCTCTTCATTCAAAGCGTTTTTGGAAGTGGTTAAAAGCCGGAGCTTGCCATGGGAGAACGCAGAAATGGATGCAATACACTCTTTGCAGATTATTTTGCGTGACTCATTTAAGAACACAGAGACAAACAATACAAAGGCTGTTATGCGGGCCCAGCTTGGCGATCTGGAGTTTCAAGGGATCAATGAGCTCAGCTCCGTAGCAAGAGAAATGGTTAGGCTGATAGAGACTGCAACTGCTCCCATACTTGCTGTCGATGTTAATGGCTGTATAAATGGGTGGAATGCAAAGGTTGCAGAGTTGACCGGTCTCTCAGTTGAGGAAGCTACCGGGAAGTCCTTGGTTCATGATCTCGTTTACAAAGAATCTGAAGAAATTGTTGAAAAACTTCTAACCCGCGCATTAAAAG GTGAAGAAGATAAGAATGTCGAAATCAAAATGAGGACATTTGGCCCAGAGCATGATAACAAGCCTGTCTTCATAGTGGTTAATGCTTGCTCTAGCAAGGATTATGCTAATAACATAGTTGGAGTTTGCTTTGTTGGTCAGGACGTTACTGGTCAAAAAGTAATAATggacaaatacataaaaatacaaGGTGATTACAAAGCCATTGTTCATAGCCCCAATCCTTTGATCCCTCCCATTTTTGCTTCTGATGATAACACATGTTGCTCGGAATGGAACACTGCCATGGAAAAGCTCACTGGGTGGAGCCAGGGAGAAATCCTTGGAAAAATGTTGGTTGGAGAGGTCTTCGGCAGTTGCTGTCGAATCAAGGGTCCAGATGCTATGACAAGATTCATGATTGTCTTGCACAATGCCATTGGAGGGCTAGACACAGACAAATTCCCCTTTTCATTCTTTGACCGGAATGGGAAATATGTACAAGCTCTCTTGACAGCAAATAAGAGGGTGGATACAGAAGGTCAGGTTATTGGAGCTTTCTGCTTTTTGCAGATTGCTAGTCCAGAACTGCAGCAAACTCTTAAAGTACAGAGGCAACAGGAAAATGAATGTTTATCTAGGATGAAAGAATTGGCTTACATTTGCCAGGAAGTAAAAAATCCTTTAAGCGGTATACGCTTTACTAACTCACTTTTGGAGGCTACGGACTTAACTGAAGACCAAAAGCAGTTTCTGGAGACTAGTGCTGCTTGTGAGAAGCAAATTTTGAAGATTATAAAAGATGTTGATCTGGATAGCATTAACGATGG atCACTGGAGCTTGAGAAGACAGGATTCTTCCTTGGGAGCGTTATAAATGCTGTTGTTAGCCAAGTAATGTTATTGCTCAGAGAAAGAGATCTACAATTGATTCGAGATATTCCTGAAGAAATCAAAACATTGGCTGTCTATGGTGATCAAGTGAGAATTCAACAGGTCCTGGTTGATTTCTTATTGAATATGGTACGTTATGCACCCTCTCCTGAAGGCTGGGTGGAGATTCATGTTCTTCCAAGCTTGAAGAAAGTACCTGATGGAATCACTCTGGTTCGTACTGAATTCAG GTTGGCATGTCCTGGCGAAGGTCTCCCTCCTCAATTAGTTCAAGACATGTTCCATAGCAGTCAATGGATGACTCAGGAAGGCCTAGGACTGAGCATGTGCAGGAAGATTTTAAAGCTCATGAACGGTGAAGTCCAATATGCCAGAGAGTCAGAAAGATGTTATTTCTTAATTACTCTCGAGCTTCCTATGCCTCGGAGACCTACAAATAGTATTGACTAG